One segment of Rhodopirellula baltica SH 1 DNA contains the following:
- a CDS encoding DUF4405 domain-containing protein, whose amino-acid sequence MRHWVNLALLFSFSTLMVTGVLVFTLPFSQTNTRLHVVSGVVCVALVAKHVLSRLSYFRSIASRKSKAMGLARKASVLGFWAVVLVASLAAVPPTNWLMNQSYETRQRNQIVRVSSLVGFGELSPHQRIVVRKPKRESDARLSIHLGYSMSLDRLPATAVWVESTTGTMIETLYLDEGLAYSEVVPRTTSSGDGAVLRRSDVLPIWRHAYTMVSGVDPDGEVDGMTGATKNHRFELDQYLQPGKGNRFVVCVEFNLPGDSNDEWQETEWGQPSLLYTALIDVDRESPHAILELTGHGGGSEGDGNIRYDLENITTARKIADLFLAKLDLPHSKAAPTKE is encoded by the coding sequence ATGAGACACTGGGTCAATCTTGCCTTGCTGTTTTCGTTCAGCACCCTGATGGTCACCGGGGTGCTGGTGTTCACGCTGCCGTTTTCTCAGACGAACACGCGATTGCATGTGGTCTCCGGGGTCGTGTGTGTCGCCTTGGTGGCAAAGCATGTGTTGAGCCGACTCAGCTACTTTCGATCCATTGCATCAAGGAAGTCAAAGGCGATGGGATTGGCTCGCAAAGCAAGCGTGCTTGGGTTCTGGGCGGTGGTGCTGGTGGCCTCGCTTGCCGCGGTCCCGCCTACCAATTGGTTGATGAATCAAAGCTATGAGACTCGCCAGCGAAACCAGATTGTACGAGTGTCCTCACTGGTGGGCTTTGGCGAGTTGTCGCCGCATCAGCGGATTGTTGTGAGAAAACCCAAGCGAGAATCGGACGCGAGGCTTTCGATTCATCTTGGTTATTCGATGTCGCTTGATCGCCTGCCTGCCACGGCGGTTTGGGTGGAATCCACAACCGGGACCATGATTGAGACGTTGTACCTGGACGAAGGGCTTGCTTACAGCGAAGTTGTTCCACGCACCACGTCTTCCGGCGATGGGGCAGTGCTTCGCCGCAGCGATGTGCTTCCGATTTGGCGACACGCCTACACCATGGTCTCCGGGGTCGATCCCGATGGAGAAGTCGATGGAATGACAGGGGCCACTAAGAATCACCGCTTCGAATTGGATCAGTATCTCCAACCGGGGAAAGGCAATCGGTTTGTCGTTTGTGTGGAATTCAATCTGCCGGGTGATTCAAACGATGAGTGGCAAGAAACCGAGTGGGGGCAACCATCGTTGCTGTACACGGCGCTGATTGACGTCGATCGTGAGAGTCCTCATGCGATTTTGGAATTGACGGGGCACGGTGGGGGCTCCGAGGGTGACGGCAACATTCGCTATGACTTGGAAAATATCACCACCGCTCGAAAGATTGCAGATTTGTTTTTAGCGAAGCTGGATCTGCCACACTCAAAGGCAGCCCCAACAAAGGAATGA
- a CDS encoding FecR domain-containing protein, producing MTQRERFDQLRNAFLGGVATQAETEELQSLLHASDELLDDYIEHANQDAALIWNGIPEQTLPPVCPAESATGLSRLNRYLPLIAASLLFVAAAGWEWMTMQPRSVATIISSTDCHWGTGTLPTTVGQELTTGRLRLISGIAELQFPRATVSMEGPVDIELISAERCRLHSGSIVGSVSEGGEGFVVETPRAEITDRGTKFGVFVDNVGDARLDVMEGKVDVKHLGTGRQMTLEGTSRAFASVHALETFAPKQKSGGEQNGVMPASSDKVIHISSAYGDGDEGDVTSGDRREGDVFPTPDHVLLVKRADSEPHWNRKAFIRFDLTGFDISELSSVELRLEGVHTGMGYTSLLPDSTFRVHGVKPEYNTDWNSKTLDRNNFPARKPETHQLNPDKVELLGEFLIPQSKPQGQFVIADPRLLQFVQDNLGSTPTLVITRLTSVNQTQSYVHGFASRTHPTASPPTLRLHVKQTTTD from the coding sequence ATGACCCAGCGTGAACGATTTGATCAGTTGCGAAACGCCTTTTTGGGCGGTGTGGCGACTCAAGCGGAAACGGAGGAACTGCAAAGTCTGCTGCATGCCTCGGATGAGTTGCTCGATGACTATATCGAACATGCGAACCAAGATGCAGCGTTGATTTGGAATGGCATTCCGGAGCAAACGTTGCCCCCTGTTTGCCCCGCCGAATCAGCCACTGGTTTGTCTCGGCTGAACCGCTACCTGCCTTTGATTGCCGCCAGTCTCTTGTTTGTTGCGGCGGCGGGCTGGGAATGGATGACGATGCAGCCGCGATCGGTTGCGACGATTATTTCGTCAACCGATTGCCATTGGGGCACCGGGACTTTGCCAACAACCGTTGGTCAAGAACTCACCACGGGACGCTTGCGTTTGATTTCAGGGATCGCGGAATTGCAGTTTCCTCGTGCGACTGTTTCGATGGAAGGACCAGTCGATATCGAACTGATCTCAGCGGAACGTTGTCGCCTGCATTCGGGCAGCATTGTTGGGTCGGTCAGCGAAGGCGGTGAAGGATTTGTGGTCGAAACACCTCGGGCGGAGATCACCGATCGTGGAACCAAATTTGGTGTCTTTGTCGACAACGTCGGTGACGCTCGTTTGGATGTGATGGAAGGCAAGGTCGATGTCAAACATTTGGGAACGGGACGGCAAATGACTTTGGAAGGAACCAGTCGAGCGTTCGCTTCCGTTCATGCGTTGGAAACGTTTGCCCCGAAGCAGAAAAGTGGGGGCGAGCAGAACGGCGTAATGCCTGCCTCTTCCGACAAAGTCATTCACATCAGCTCCGCCTATGGCGATGGCGACGAAGGTGATGTCACCTCTGGGGATCGGCGAGAGGGAGACGTGTTCCCCACGCCGGATCATGTGCTGCTGGTCAAACGTGCTGACAGCGAACCTCATTGGAACCGAAAGGCGTTCATTCGATTTGATCTCACGGGCTTTGACATATCGGAGCTGTCGAGCGTGGAGCTTCGGCTGGAAGGTGTCCACACAGGGATGGGGTACACGTCCTTGTTGCCTGATTCCACCTTTCGCGTTCACGGTGTGAAGCCGGAATACAACACGGATTGGAATTCCAAAACGCTCGATCGAAACAACTTTCCCGCCAGGAAGCCAGAGACTCATCAACTTAATCCGGACAAAGTCGAGTTACTTGGCGAGTTCTTGATTCCACAATCAAAACCGCAAGGACAATTTGTGATCGCCGACCCACGGTTGCTGCAGTTTGTGCAAGACAACTTGGGATCCACGCCGACGCTGGTGATCACCCGGCTGACTTCCGTGAATCAGACCCAAAGCTACGTGCATGGATTCGCCAGCCGAACCCACCCAACCGCCAGCCCACCAACCCTGCGATTGCACGTCAAGCAAACGACCACGGACTGA
- a CDS encoding sigma-70 family RNA polymerase sigma factor, with product MNFQAYDALKKSTQQQMSNNDQATTEFIQLLTESQRSLFYYIHSLIPNRMDADEVLQETNLVLWREYERFEPGTNFRAWACTVALNQVRAFTSKRRAKRPHFDTETVMLISERQEKRSAYLQRRLDALEGCVQKLPERKRLFVEQRYRQGVPVENIAEEMGSSVDAVYKMLSRIREALHACVDRTLSLEGTRSNDPA from the coding sequence ATGAACTTCCAGGCATACGACGCCCTGAAGAAATCAACGCAACAACAGATGAGTAACAACGACCAGGCAACGACCGAATTCATTCAGCTACTGACCGAGTCTCAACGCTCGCTGTTTTACTACATCCATTCGCTCATCCCCAATCGAATGGACGCGGATGAAGTGCTGCAGGAAACCAACCTCGTGCTTTGGCGAGAGTACGAACGATTCGAACCAGGAACTAATTTCCGGGCGTGGGCGTGCACGGTGGCGCTCAATCAGGTCCGAGCTTTCACGTCGAAGCGACGGGCCAAACGACCCCACTTCGATACCGAAACCGTAATGTTGATTTCCGAGCGGCAGGAGAAACGATCGGCCTATTTGCAGCGTCGGTTGGATGCGTTGGAAGGTTGTGTTCAGAAGCTGCCTGAACGCAAACGATTGTTTGTGGAACAACGTTACCGGCAGGGTGTGCCAGTGGAAAATATCGCAGAGGAGATGGGCTCCAGCGTGGATGCCGTTTACAAAATGTTAAGCCGTATACGTGAGGCACTTCACGCATGTGTTGACCGCACTCTTTCTCTCGAAGGAACTCGCTCCAATGACCCAGCGTGA